From one Malus sylvestris chromosome 1, drMalSylv7.2, whole genome shotgun sequence genomic stretch:
- the LOC126621320 gene encoding uncharacterized protein LOC126621320, with protein MDEQKDMDFALGSGSESTVSVRGHVAGETLAGAEACVSEGQVEGSFGEDVGDDEGGDCEGDDIMVEVLGSNVYVGGVCTNGDGGDEGVGRDESVEVDMGSEGNVRSSGGDGGKVGELDSVAADISSTVIETQVVHFEEAEMVVRQDVDSEEVNVSDEKAQDATAENGLGGSLIEPVGSETQVVVSEVVRESVEVSAGGLVEVVEHEKKLVVGEVDALNDLKAQKAGVSDDEVWNPGIEKATVTVNEEGNPKPSSEQSQVSAGGDDVAGVDNVDILTSKVAGKETGKTNENSSNPVEEQLVKIEPVGGSTHSGSNVPENSVSSPMPPQVVLGSDTGATGAQDSEKSQFLKPEESVEDMVHDIALVSTTLSLPAQVIPGGVVSVTDGRGLLNSEKELHMKPEESIGKNTFHDTVLVESNTEQEMEKDSHGNGAEQVGVDGADQSLESEKCLEKSATAYVAPIHPDMEAEEVNEQVSDAEGVLNGGEQIEDERDITPMDTEEVLDSVTAAETNVVHEVGVKEQFTDAVLDGLHGGQYMEGEKEATDAEQPKAGEEDILKQEAIEGSSEIVPQPRYELPPENHVFSASDLVWGKVKSHPWWPGQIFDYTVASEKAMKYHKKDCFLVAYFGDRTFAWNEPSSLRPFRSYFSQSEKQGNSEAFQNAVNCALEEVSRRVGLGLACSCIPKEVYEKMRFQKVENAGICQESSRRDEVDESASASSLECNKLLEYIKALSRFPSGNSDRLEVVIAKAHMLAFYRLKGYYNLPKFQSCGDILENKDERIEHTTPNGKDVKGTFSGPDIITYSHKRKHNLRGGVYSKVKERSLSELMDGGLDSLDGGDWLDGNETDGLVSPSSGKRRKGFEYHVDDDGRKVTVAKVSNTTPAPKQSFKIGECIQRVASQLTGSPIVKSNSDRPAGDGSAVAFQSSGDVHRGKTIDGTEYSSLDELLSQLQSAAEDPRKDYHSLKTVVNFFCDFRNSVAVGQLPGMEHVAVDKVGGRKRKSNSAFGLPETFEFDDMNDTYWTDRVIQNGAEEQTPRRGRKVNYQPVVLAQPEKSPQEGRRPYTRKRYSQTVNVLPPEKPVGYVDENAPTELVMNFTEVNSVPSEIKLNRMFRRFGPLKEAETEVDRESSRARVVFKKCSDAEVAIDSAGKFKIFGSIPVNYQLNYTPSQLNYTPSIQFSISPSATTHDQEMQLVLSSHDQEMHLDLSAHDQMQLDLSTHDHMQLDMQLDLSSHDQMHLDLSTFDNL; from the coding sequence ATGGATGAGCAAAAGGATATGGATTTTGCATTGGGTAGTGGGTCAGAGTCCACTGTGAGTGTGAGAGGACATGTAGCTGGTGAAACCCTAGCTGGGGCTGAGGCTTGTGTGAGTGAGGGTCAGGTTGAGGGGTCTTTTGGGGAGGATGTTGGTGACGATGAAGGCGGTGATTGTGAGGGGGATGATATAATGGTGGAGGTTCTGGGTTCTAATGTCTATGTTGGTGGAGTTTGCACTAATGGGGATGGGGGCGATGAGGGGGTGGGACGTGATGAGTCGGTTGAGGTTGATATGGGGTCGGAGGGAAATGTGAGATCTTCCGGAGGAGATGGTGGTAAAGTGGGTGAGCTGGATTCGGTGGCTGCAGACATTAGTTCAACAGTTATAGAAACCCAGGTTGTTCATTTTGAGGAAGCTGAGATGGTTGTGAGGCAGGATGTGGATTCAGAGGAAGTTAATGTTTCGGATGAAAAAGCACAGGATGCCACAGCAGAAAATGGACTTGGGGGTTCCTTGATTGAACCTGTAGGTAGTGAAACACAAGTTGTCGTCAGTGAAGTAGTGAGGGAAAGTGTAGAAGTTTCCGCGGGTGGATTGGTGGAGGTTGTGGAACATGAAAAGAAGTTGGTTGTTGGTGAGGTTGATGCACTCAATGATTTGAAGGCACAAAAAGCTGGTGTTTCAGATGATGAAGTATGGAATCCTGGAATTGAAAAAGCTACAGTGACTGTTAATGAAGAAGGTAATCCCAAACCCTCAAGTGAACAAAGCCAAGTTTCTGCTGGTGGTGATGATGTTGCCGGGGTGGACAATGTAGATATTCTGACTTCCAAAGTTGCAGGTAAGGAAACTggtaaaactaatgaaaattcgAGTAATCCAGTAGAAGAACAGCTGGTTAAGATTGAGCCAGTAGGTGGTAGCACCCATAGTGGCAGCAATGTACCTGAAAATTCAGTGTCTTCTCCTATGCCGCCTCAAGTAGTTCTTGGAAGTGACACGGGAGCAACAGGTGCACAAGATTCGGAAAAAAGCCAGTTCTTGAAACCTGAAGAGAGTGTAGAGGACATGGTTCATGATATTGCTTTGGTTTCAACTACCTTATCTCTGCCTGCTCAAGTAATTCCTGGAGGTGTAGTTTCAGTAACAGATGGAAGGGGCCTTTTGAATTCTGAAAAAGAACTGCACATGAAGCCTGAAGAGAGTATAGGCAAGAACACGTTCCATGATACTGTGCTGGTTGAATCAAATACAGAGCAAGAGATGGAAAAGGACAGCCACGGTAATGGTGCTGAACAGGTTGGCGTGGATGGAGCAGATCAATCCCTGGAGTCTGAAAAGTGTTTAGAAAAGTCTGCGACTGCTTATGTTGCTCCAATTCATCCCGATATGGAAGCAGAGGAAGTCAATGAACAAGTGAGTGATGCTGAGGGTGTATTAAATGGAGGGGAACAGATAGAAGATGAAAGGGATATTACTCCCATGGACACTGAGGAGGTTTTGGATTCTGTGACTGCAGCTGAGACCAATGTTGTGCATGAGGTAGGAGTTAAAGAACAATTTACTGATGCTGTGCTAGATGGTTTACACGGAGGGCAATACATGGAAGGTGAAAAAGAAGCCACTGATGCTGAACAACCAAAAGCGGGTGAAGAGGACATTCTTAAACAAGAAGCTATCGAAGGAAGCTCAGAAATTGTGCCTCAACCGAGATATGAGCTGCCACCAGAAAATCATGTGTTCTCTGCATCTGATTTAGTTTGGGGTAAAGTGAAGAGCCATCCATGGTGGCCTGGACAGATATTTGATTATACAGTTGCATCTGAGAAGGCAATGAAATATCACAAAAAAGATTGCTTTTTGGTAGCATATTTTGGGGACCGTACGTTTGCTTGGAATGAACCATCTAGTTTAAGGCCTTTTCGATCTTACTTTTCCCAGTCAGAAAAGCAAGGTAATTCAGAAGCGTTCCAGAATGCTGTCAATTGTGCACTGGAAGAAGTTTCGAGACGTGTTGGATTGGGGCTAGCATGCTCTTGCATACCAAAAGAAGTCTATGAGAAGATGAGGTTCCAGAAAGTTGAAAATGCTGGGATCTGCCAAGAATCCAGTAGAAGAGATgaagtggatgaatcggcaagTGCCAGTTCTCTTGAATGTAATAAATTACTGGAATACATAAAAGCTTTATCACGGTTTCCGTCTGGTAACAGTGACCGATTAGAAGTTGTGATAGCTAAGGCTCATATGTTAGCATTTTATCGCTTGAAGGGTTACTACAACTTGCCAAAATTCCAATCTTGTGGAGATATATTGGAAAACAAAGATGAAAGGATTGAGCATACAACTCCTAATGGTAAGGATGTTAAAGGTACTTTCTCTGGCCCCGACATTATTACGTATTCTCACAAGCGTAAACATAATTTAAGAGGTGGCGTGTATTCTAAGGTAAAAGAAAGAAGCCTGTCGGAATTAATGGACGGCGGCCTAGATTCTCTAGACGGTGGTGATTGGTTGGATGGGAACGAAACTGATGGTTTGGTCTCACCATCCTCTGGCAAGAGACGGAAGGGTTTTGAGTATCATGTTGATGACGATGGAAGGAAAGTTACCGTTGCAAAAGTTTCTAATACCACACCTGCCCCAAAGCAGTCTTTTAAGATTGGTGAATGTATCCAGAGAGTTGCAAGCCAACTTACAGGGTCTCCTATTGTGAAGTCCAACAGTGACAGACCTGCTGGGGATGGATCTGCTGTTGCCTTCCAGAGTTCTGGTGATGTCCATAGAGGGAAAACAATTGATGGAACAGAGTACTCATCGCTAGATGAATTACTGTCACAACTTCAGTCGGCAGCAGAAGATCCGCGGAAGGATTACCATAGCTTGAAAACTGTCGTTAATTTCTTCTGTGATTTTAGGAATTCGGTAGCTGTAGGTCAGCTTCCTGGGATGGAGCATGTAGCTGTGGACAAAGTTGGTGGTAGAAAGAGGAAGTCAAATTCTGCATTTGGGTTGCCGGAAACTTTTGAATTTGATGATATGAATGATACTTATTGGACAGACAGGGTAATCCAAAATGGCGCTGAAGAGCAAACACCTCGAAGGGGCAGGAAGGTTAATTATCAACCTGTTGTTCTTGCCCAACCAGAAAAATCCCCTCAAGAGGGTCGCAGGCCATACACCAGGAAGCGGTATTCCCAAACCGTTAATGTTTTGCCGCCAGAGAAACCTGTTGGCTATGTGGATGAGAATGCCCCAACAGAACTTGTTATGAACTTCACTGAGGTGAATTCTGTTCCCTCAGAAATAAAGCTAAATAGAATGTTTAGGCGCTTTGGACCTCTGAAGGAAGCTGAAACAGAAGTTGATAGGGAGAGCAGTCGTGCTAGagttgttttcaagaaatgttctgATGCAGAGGTAGCTATTGATAGTGCGGGAAAATTCAAAATCTTCGGATCAATACCTGTAAACTACCAGCTCAATTATACTCCATCTCAGCTCAACTATACTCCGTCTATCCAATTTAGCATTTCTCCCAGTGCCACAACCCATGATCAGGAGATGCAACTTGTTCTTTCCTCCCATGATCAAGAGATGCACCTTGATCTCTCCGCCCACGACCAAATGCAACTTGATCTTTCCACCCACGACCATATGCAACTGGATATGCAACTTGATCTTTCCTCCCATGACCAGATGCACCTTGATCTCTCCACCTTCGATAACCTGTGA